The following are from one region of the Priestia filamentosa genome:
- a CDS encoding spore coat protein produces the protein MADQKIKNPELPINKTSAMNDLDFITDILSTEKYMTASYCTALNEFSHNELYQEISAIFNESQDCQREIYNLMFKKGFYGIEAQDSNKLQQSYEQFQGYMNQFPTH, from the coding sequence ATGGCTGATCAGAAAATCAAAAATCCAGAATTACCAATTAACAAAACGTCTGCAATGAACGATCTTGATTTTATTACAGACATCCTTTCAACTGAGAAATATATGACAGCTTCATATTGTACGGCTCTTAATGAATTTAGTCATAATGAACTTTATCAAGAGATTTCAGCAATCTTTAACGAATCACAAGACTGTCAGCGTGAGATTTATAACCTTATGTTTAAAAAGGGATTTTACGGTATTGAAGCTCAGGATTCAAATAAACTTCAGCAAAGCTATGAACAATTCCAAGGATATATGAATCAATTTCCAACTCATTAA
- a CDS encoding thioredoxin family protein yields the protein MQEWTEEIVNENINKEGYRFLYFYTPLCGTCQLAKKMLEVSEKVLPDVNIGVANLNYMPNKASEFKIESVPCLLILKDGKLEEKVYAFHSVENIIGKLGSYESALR from the coding sequence ATGCAGGAATGGACAGAAGAGATTGTAAATGAAAATATAAACAAAGAAGGATATCGCTTTCTCTATTTTTACACACCACTTTGTGGAACATGTCAGCTTGCGAAGAAGATGCTTGAAGTAAGTGAGAAAGTGCTACCAGATGTAAATATTGGAGTAGCTAATTTAAACTATATGCCAAATAAGGCAAGTGAATTTAAGATAGAAAGTGTGCCGTGTTTGCTCATTTTGAAAGATGGGAAATTAGAAGAAAAAGTATATGCTTTTCATTCAGTTGAAAATATTATTGGAAAATTAGGCTCTTATGAAAGTGCTTTACGCTAA
- a CDS encoding acyl-CoA dehydrogenase family protein has product MKSKGEKVVKGGGFILEDIDPAMVYTPEDFTDEHKMIAKTAADYIDKEVLKEVEHLENHEFDRSVKLLKKAGDLGLLGGDIPEEYGGLDLDKISSALVAEKFSKAGGFSITHGAHVGIGSLPIVLFGTEQQKQTYLPELASGDKIAAYALTEPGSGSDALGAKTTARLNEEGTHYLLNGEKQWITNAGFADLFIVYAKVDGEHFSAFIVERTAEGVSTGPEEKKMGIKSSSTRTLILEDARVPKENVLGEIGRGHIIAFNILNIGRYKLGVGAIGASKHAFEIAVKYTNERKQFKTKISEFALTKEKLATMAAKIYATESSVYRTVGLFEERMGALNEAERKDGGKVADSIAEYAIECSLNKFFGTEVLDYVVDEGLQLHGGYGFMEEYEISRLYQDSRINRIFEGTNEINRLLVPATYLRKGVKGELPLFEKAQALQEEMMMTRAVEAGEGLLDQEENLVKNGKKVALLILGLIAQKYGKKAAEEQEILANAADIISEVYAMESVLLRTQKAVRATGEEKNQLKIRYTEIFCQEAFQKIEQHAKETLSYVEEGDSLRMMLSALRKFTKYIPKNLIAKKREAAEVLIEQEEFTV; this is encoded by the coding sequence ATGAAAAGCAAAGGAGAGAAAGTAGTAAAAGGTGGAGGTTTCATTTTAGAAGATATTGATCCTGCTATGGTATACACCCCAGAAGACTTTACAGATGAACACAAAATGATTGCTAAAACAGCAGCTGACTATATTGACAAAGAAGTATTAAAAGAAGTGGAGCATCTTGAAAACCATGAGTTTGATCGATCTGTGAAGCTGTTGAAAAAAGCAGGGGACCTTGGATTGCTTGGCGGAGATATTCCAGAGGAGTATGGGGGACTTGATCTTGATAAAATTAGCTCAGCCCTTGTAGCAGAAAAGTTTTCAAAAGCCGGCGGGTTCTCTATTACTCACGGAGCGCACGTTGGAATAGGTTCCTTGCCAATTGTGCTTTTCGGTACAGAACAGCAAAAGCAAACATATTTACCTGAACTTGCAAGTGGAGATAAGATTGCAGCATATGCTTTAACAGAGCCTGGATCTGGTTCTGATGCCCTTGGTGCTAAAACAACGGCACGTCTAAATGAAGAAGGAACGCATTATCTTTTAAATGGTGAAAAGCAGTGGATTACAAATGCAGGATTTGCGGATCTCTTTATTGTATATGCAAAAGTAGATGGAGAGCACTTTAGCGCATTTATTGTAGAACGAACAGCAGAGGGAGTTTCCACAGGCCCAGAAGAAAAGAAAATGGGAATCAAAAGTTCATCAACAAGAACACTTATTTTAGAAGATGCTAGAGTTCCTAAAGAAAATGTGTTAGGAGAAATCGGAAGAGGGCATATCATTGCTTTTAATATTTTAAATATAGGCCGCTATAAATTGGGTGTTGGAGCAATTGGAGCTTCAAAACATGCCTTTGAGATTGCTGTAAAATATACAAATGAGCGAAAACAGTTTAAAACAAAGATTTCAGAGTTCGCTTTAACAAAGGAAAAGTTGGCCACAATGGCAGCTAAGATTTATGCAACAGAAAGCTCTGTTTATCGAACAGTAGGGCTTTTTGAAGAGAGAATGGGAGCTTTAAACGAAGCAGAAAGAAAAGATGGTGGAAAAGTAGCAGATTCAATTGCTGAATACGCTATTGAATGTTCACTAAATAAATTCTTTGGTACAGAAGTGCTTGATTATGTTGTTGATGAAGGGTTGCAGCTTCATGGTGGCTACGGATTTATGGAAGAATACGAAATTTCACGGCTTTATCAAGATTCACGCATTAATCGGATTTTTGAAGGCACGAATGAAATTAATCGTTTGCTCGTCCCAGCAACTTATTTGCGTAAAGGAGTAAAAGGAGAGCTACCTCTATTTGAGAAAGCGCAAGCTCTGCAAGAAGAAATGATGATGACAAGAGCTGTAGAAGCAGGGGAAGGGCTTCTTGATCAAGAAGAGAACTTAGTGAAGAACGGTAAAAAAGTCGCTTTATTAATTCTTGGTCTTATTGCTCAAAAGTATGGAAAAAAGGCAGCAGAAGAACAGGAAATTTTAGCAAATGCTGCTGATATTATTAGTGAAGTATATGCAATGGAATCTGTTTTACTGCGCACACAAAAGGCAGTAAGAGCTACTGGTGAAGAGAAAAACCAATTAAAAATACGTTATACCGAAATCTTTTGTCAAGAAGCATTCCAAAAAATTGAACAACATGCAAAAGAAACTCTTTCATATGTGGAAGAAGGGGATAGCCTTCGAATGATGCTTTCTGCTTTGCGTAAATTCACGAAATACATTCCTAAAAATCTGATTGCTAAAAAAAGAGAAGCAGCTGAAGTGCTAATTGAGCAAGAGGAGTTTACTGTGTAA
- a CDS encoding methionine ABC transporter permease yields MLSEWFPNVDLESFQQATVETLYMTSISVIATFILGILLGLLLFLTSKGSLWENKFFNTVIAVIVNVFRSIPFIILIILLLPFTNFIIGSMFGPKAALPALIIGAAPFYARLVEIALREIDRGVIEAAQAMGAKTRTIIFKVLLPESLPALISGITVTAIALIGYTAVAAAIGAGGLGALAYDQGFKRNENDVTFLATALILVIVFILQFIGDLATKKIDKR; encoded by the coding sequence ATGCTTAGTGAATGGTTTCCAAACGTTGACTTAGAGTCTTTTCAGCAAGCAACAGTTGAGACGCTCTATATGACGTCTATCTCAGTTATTGCAACGTTTATTTTAGGGATTTTACTTGGACTCTTATTATTTTTAACATCTAAGGGAAGTCTATGGGAAAACAAGTTCTTTAACACGGTTATTGCTGTTATTGTGAACGTATTTCGTTCCATTCCCTTTATCATTCTAATCATTCTATTGCTTCCTTTTACAAACTTTATCATCGGTTCTATGTTTGGTCCAAAAGCAGCTCTTCCAGCATTAATTATTGGAGCAGCCCCTTTCTATGCGCGACTTGTAGAAATTGCGCTTCGTGAAATTGATCGTGGGGTTATTGAAGCAGCTCAAGCAATGGGAGCGAAAACAAGAACTATCATTTTTAAAGTATTGTTACCAGAGTCATTGCCAGCCCTTATTTCAGGTATTACTGTAACAGCTATTGCTCTTATTGGATACACAGCAGTAGCAGCGGCAATTGGAGCAGGAGGACTTGGCGCTCTAGCATATGACCAAGGATTTAAACGTAATGAGAATGATGTAACGTTTTTAGCAACAGCCTTAATTTTAGTTATTGTATTTATTCTTCAATTTATTGGCGACTTAGCGACAAAGAAAATCGACAAACGCTAA
- a CDS encoding YusG family protein: protein MLEKRHIDVTDRVVGKYVNDELNLYVENEPIGKMTVNEQGKSEYQLNNGYQYRDNKFYQHTDVTTGKDMKYTDCDNEEGWC from the coding sequence ATGTTAGAAAAGCGTCATATTGATGTAACGGACCGCGTTGTCGGAAAGTATGTAAATGATGAATTGAATTTATACGTTGAAAATGAACCGATTGGGAAGATGACTGTTAACGAGCAAGGAAAATCAGAGTATCAGTTAAATAACGGATATCAATATCGCGATAATAAATTTTACCAACATACAGATGTTACAACAGGTAAAGATATGAAGTACACAGATTGTGACAATGAAGAAGGTTGGTGTTAA
- a CDS encoding methionine ABC transporter ATP-binding protein, giving the protein MITLKNVNKTYKTKSGEVVAVKDVNLEVGKGEIFGIIGYSGAGKSTMVRLFNGLEKPTSGDVVVADNNIGHIKGEQLRKARQEIGMIFQHFNLLWSRTVRDNISFPLEIAGVPKKERQKRAEELIKLVGLEGREKAYPSQLSGGQKQRVGIARALANNPKVLLCDEATSALDPQTTDSILDLLVDINKKLGLTIVLITHEMHVIRKICHRVAVMESGNIVEHGEVLEVFRNPQQNVTKRFVKQIAEAEDASETISTLVERYKSGRIVQLTFIGDDAEQPLITQLIRKFDIAVNIVQGKVSQLQDGAYGTLFIHLDGNEEELNKALAFLQQENIEVEVINHA; this is encoded by the coding sequence ATGATTACATTGAAGAACGTCAACAAGACATATAAAACAAAATCAGGTGAAGTTGTAGCAGTCAAAGACGTCAATCTCGAAGTTGGAAAGGGAGAAATCTTTGGGATTATCGGTTACAGCGGAGCCGGAAAAAGTACGATGGTTCGGCTTTTTAACGGCCTTGAGAAACCTACAAGTGGGGATGTCGTAGTAGCAGATAACAATATTGGTCATATAAAGGGCGAACAGCTTCGAAAAGCTCGTCAAGAAATAGGGATGATCTTTCAACATTTCAATTTATTATGGTCCCGAACTGTACGTGACAATATTTCGTTTCCTCTTGAAATTGCCGGAGTACCAAAGAAAGAGAGACAAAAAAGAGCGGAGGAGCTTATTAAGCTTGTTGGGCTTGAAGGGCGCGAGAAAGCTTATCCTTCTCAATTAAGTGGGGGACAAAAACAAAGGGTTGGAATTGCGAGAGCACTTGCTAACAATCCAAAAGTCCTTCTTTGTGATGAAGCAACTTCAGCACTTGATCCTCAAACAACAGATTCGATTTTAGATTTACTTGTAGACATCAATAAAAAATTAGGACTAACAATTGTCCTTATTACGCATGAAATGCACGTTATTCGCAAAATTTGTCATCGTGTAGCAGTGATGGAGAGCGGGAATATCGTGGAGCATGGTGAAGTATTAGAAGTCTTCCGCAACCCACAGCAGAACGTAACAAAACGTTTTGTTAAGCAAATAGCAGAAGCAGAAGATGCTTCTGAAACAATCTCTACTTTAGTAGAACGCTATAAGAGTGGACGAATTGTACAGCTCACATTTATTGGAGATGATGCAGAACAGCCGCTTATTACTCAGCTTATCAGAAAATTTGATATTGCAGTAAATATTGTACAAGGGAAAGTGTCTCAGCTCCAAGATGGTGCGTACGGTACATTATTTATCCATCTTGATGGAAATGAAGAAGAACTAAACAAGGCATTAGCCTTTTTACAACAAGAGAACATCGAAGTAGAGGTGATCAATCATGCTTAG
- a CDS encoding YuzL family protein, with protein MARLQKNPSRNGVSAASVKGNAGPHGRDNTGKQKSQNQQYKQENTQGH; from the coding sequence ATGGCACGTTTGCAAAAAAATCCGTCTCGAAATGGCGTAAGCGCTGCAAGTGTGAAAGGAAATGCAGGTCCTCATGGAAGAGATAATACGGGAAAACAAAAATCACAAAACCAACAGTACAAACAAGAAAATACCCAAGGACATTAA
- a CDS encoding 3-hydroxyacyl-CoA dehydrogenase/enoyl-CoA hydratase family protein, whose amino-acid sequence MVKTIRKAAVIGSGVMGSGIAALLANVGIQTLLLDVVPNELTEVEKKKGLSKDDDEVRNRLAKTSLEQSLKRKPAPFTSKKNIAFITIGNTEDHWHELKTCDWIVEVVVENLQVKKQVLQNIDRVRKKGSIVSSNTSGISVHDMSEECSQDFKEHFLGTHFFNPPRYLKLLEIIPTKETKPAIAQYMKNFGEEVLGKKVVFAKDTPNFIANRIGTYGLLVTVREMNKSQLNVGEVDSLTGPLIGRPKSATFRTLDVVGLDTFAHVAHNVFQHVEGEERELFTIPSFMEAMLEKGLYGSKAGKGFYKKEGKEILQLNTDTLQYEPRQKFPLKDKNKGKKKDMKALLYSSEREDQFLWNIISPVLLYSAHLVSQIADNIIDVDEAMRAGFGWKKGPFELWDELGVEETVAKMKNEEKTVPSWVEEMLESGFTTFYKQTSEALFYFKESEYKVKEREEKRIHLASLEKTNVLQKNSGAALLDMGDDVLCLQFTSPNNAIGLDIIDMIHKGINEAERNYKGLVIGNQGKNFCVGANLAMMLMEAQDDNYEEIDFVISKFQGAMQHIKYSLIPVVTAPFSMTLGGGAEVCLPSAHIQAASETYMGLVEGGVGLIPGGGGSQNLYQKVLSQSGNVTDLLKVASHVFETIAMAKVSTSAREAGELGFLNPQDKITQNEEFLLYDAKQAVIHLSSDYRAPVQQKIPVVGESGYATLLLGAQSMKYSGYVSDHDLKIAKKLAFVIAGGRLPFGTKVDEQYLLDLEREAFLSLIGELKSQERMQHMLLKGKPLRN is encoded by the coding sequence ATGGTGAAAACGATCCGAAAAGCAGCTGTCATTGGTTCAGGTGTAATGGGGTCAGGGATTGCTGCTTTACTTGCAAACGTAGGTATTCAAACACTCCTCTTAGACGTCGTGCCAAACGAGCTCACAGAAGTTGAAAAGAAGAAAGGATTATCTAAAGATGATGATGAAGTGCGGAACAGACTAGCGAAAACATCGTTAGAGCAATCTTTAAAAAGAAAGCCAGCTCCTTTTACTTCAAAGAAAAACATCGCCTTTATAACGATTGGAAATACTGAAGACCATTGGCATGAATTAAAAACATGTGATTGGATTGTTGAAGTTGTCGTAGAGAATTTACAAGTGAAGAAACAAGTGCTTCAAAACATTGATAGAGTGAGAAAGAAAGGAAGCATTGTAAGTTCTAACACATCAGGAATCTCTGTTCATGACATGTCGGAGGAGTGCTCACAAGATTTTAAAGAGCATTTTCTAGGCACTCACTTTTTTAACCCACCTCGCTACCTCAAACTACTAGAAATTATCCCAACAAAAGAGACAAAACCAGCTATTGCTCAATATATGAAAAACTTTGGTGAAGAAGTACTTGGTAAGAAAGTAGTGTTTGCCAAAGACACGCCAAACTTTATTGCCAATAGAATTGGCACGTATGGATTACTTGTAACAGTAAGAGAGATGAACAAAAGTCAGTTAAATGTTGGGGAAGTCGATTCTCTGACAGGTCCTCTTATTGGAAGACCAAAAAGCGCAACATTTCGAACGCTCGATGTTGTTGGATTAGATACATTTGCTCACGTTGCACACAATGTATTTCAGCATGTAGAGGGAGAAGAAAGAGAGCTTTTTACCATTCCATCTTTTATGGAAGCGATGTTAGAAAAGGGCTTGTATGGAAGCAAAGCTGGAAAGGGTTTTTATAAAAAAGAAGGAAAAGAAATTCTTCAATTAAATACTGATACACTTCAATATGAACCACGTCAAAAGTTCCCGCTGAAAGATAAAAATAAAGGTAAAAAGAAAGATATGAAAGCGCTTTTATATTCGTCGGAAAGAGAAGATCAATTTCTATGGAACATCATTAGCCCTGTATTACTTTACTCTGCCCATCTTGTGTCACAGATTGCTGACAATATCATTGATGTTGATGAAGCAATGCGAGCTGGGTTTGGATGGAAGAAAGGACCATTTGAGCTATGGGATGAGCTTGGTGTAGAAGAGACCGTCGCCAAAATGAAAAACGAAGAAAAAACGGTTCCAAGCTGGGTTGAAGAAATGCTTGAAAGTGGCTTCACTACCTTCTATAAGCAAACATCTGAAGCTCTATTCTATTTTAAAGAGAGTGAGTACAAAGTAAAAGAAAGAGAGGAAAAAAGGATTCATCTAGCGAGTCTTGAAAAAACAAACGTACTTCAAAAAAATAGCGGTGCTGCTTTACTTGATATGGGGGACGATGTGCTTTGTTTACAATTTACATCACCGAACAATGCAATTGGTCTTGATATTATCGATATGATTCATAAAGGCATTAATGAAGCAGAGCGAAATTATAAAGGGCTTGTTATTGGAAATCAAGGAAAAAACTTCTGTGTTGGCGCCAATCTTGCCATGATGCTAATGGAAGCGCAGGACGATAACTATGAAGAAATTGATTTTGTGATCTCCAAATTTCAAGGAGCAATGCAGCATATAAAATATAGCCTTATACCTGTTGTAACTGCTCCATTTTCCATGACTCTTGGTGGAGGAGCGGAAGTTTGTTTGCCTTCTGCCCATATTCAAGCTGCAAGTGAAACATATATGGGGCTTGTAGAAGGTGGAGTTGGTCTTATTCCTGGTGGAGGAGGAAGTCAAAACCTTTATCAAAAAGTTCTTTCTCAAAGTGGGAACGTGACAGATCTTTTAAAAGTAGCTTCACACGTTTTCGAAACGATTGCGATGGCAAAAGTGTCGACTTCTGCTCGTGAAGCAGGGGAGCTTGGTTTTTTAAATCCACAAGATAAAATCACACAAAATGAAGAATTCCTACTCTATGATGCAAAGCAAGCAGTCATTCATCTTTCTTCTGATTATCGAGCGCCTGTACAGCAAAAGATTCCGGTTGTTGGAGAGAGCGGTTATGCGACGCTTTTACTTGGAGCGCAAAGCATGAAATACTCTGGGTATGTTTCTGATCATGATTTGAAAATTGCTAAAAAGCTTGCTTTTGTGATCGCTGGTGGGAGACTACCTTTTGGCACAAAAGTTGATGAACAATACTTGTTAGATTTAGAGCGTGAAGCTTTTTTAAGCCTGATTGGAGAGCTAAAGTCACAGGAGAGAATGCAGCATATGCTTTTGAAAGGCAAACCATTGCGCAATTAG
- a CDS encoding acetyl-CoA C-acetyltransferase produces MREAVIVAGARTPVGKAKKGSLANVRPDDLGALAVQETLKRAGGYSGEIDDLIIGCSIPEAEQGLNLARNIGALAGLPYTVPAVTINRYCSSGLQTIAYGAESIMLGKANAVLAGGVESMSLVPMIGHVTRLNVRLAEEKPEYYMAMGHTAERVADKYGISREDQDAFAVRSHQKAAKAVQEGKFKDEIVPVEVPIRTVDEHHKWQEKKVLFSKDEGVRPGTTLEALSHLRPAFALNGSVTAGNASQTSDGGAAVFLMDHEKAKAEGLKPMAKFRSFAVGGVPPEIMGVGPVVAIPKALKQAGLSLSDIGLFELNEAFASQAIQIIRELGIDEEKVNVNGGAIALGHPLGCTGTKLTLSLLHEMKRRGEQFGIVTMCVGGGMGAAGVFELLA; encoded by the coding sequence GTGAGAGAAGCAGTTATTGTAGCTGGAGCAAGAACACCTGTTGGAAAAGCGAAAAAAGGATCATTAGCAAATGTAAGACCTGATGACTTAGGGGCCCTTGCTGTGCAAGAAACGTTGAAAAGAGCAGGCGGATATAGTGGTGAAATTGATGATCTCATTATCGGATGTTCGATTCCAGAAGCAGAGCAAGGGTTAAACTTAGCGCGAAACATTGGGGCTTTAGCAGGATTACCGTATACCGTTCCAGCGGTTACGATCAATCGGTACTGCTCATCTGGATTACAAACGATTGCGTATGGTGCAGAGAGTATTATGCTTGGAAAAGCAAATGCAGTATTAGCAGGAGGCGTCGAATCAATGAGCCTTGTGCCGATGATAGGGCATGTGACACGATTAAATGTTCGCCTCGCAGAAGAAAAACCGGAGTATTATATGGCAATGGGGCATACAGCTGAACGAGTTGCCGATAAGTATGGCATTAGCAGGGAAGATCAAGATGCATTTGCTGTAAGAAGTCACCAAAAAGCAGCAAAAGCAGTACAGGAAGGTAAATTTAAAGATGAAATAGTACCTGTTGAAGTGCCGATAAGAACAGTGGATGAACATCATAAATGGCAAGAGAAGAAAGTGTTGTTTAGCAAAGATGAGGGAGTACGTCCTGGTACAACACTGGAAGCTCTTAGCCATCTTCGTCCAGCTTTTGCCCTGAATGGTTCAGTGACAGCAGGAAATGCTTCACAAACAAGCGACGGAGGAGCAGCTGTCTTTTTGATGGATCATGAAAAGGCGAAAGCAGAAGGTCTTAAACCAATGGCCAAATTCCGTTCATTTGCTGTTGGGGGAGTTCCGCCTGAAATAATGGGAGTTGGTCCTGTTGTTGCTATTCCAAAGGCTTTGAAGCAAGCTGGCCTGTCGTTGAGTGATATCGGGTTGTTTGAATTAAATGAAGCATTTGCATCACAAGCCATCCAGATTATTAGAGAGCTAGGGATAGACGAAGAAAAAGTAAACGTAAATGGAGGAGCAATTGCGCTTGGTCATCCACTTGGATGTACAGGAACAAAACTAACTTTATCACTTTTGCATGAGATGAAGCGAAGAGGAGAACAATTTGGCATTGTGACAATGTGCGTTGGCGGCGGTATGGGAGCGGCTGGGGTTTTTGAACTTTTAGCATAA
- a CDS encoding SCP2 sterol-binding domain-containing protein, with amino-acid sequence MKLKTLVHSFMKRLTKSAHLLPLMGEEYFVISLQDETDSYSLLISKGEQIVVSGLVQQANVRIQGDNKSYYDLLLSLEALQKLSKQHQVVIEGSFADVLKAEMLIKLATKEQKGKVVQLAS; translated from the coding sequence ATGAAACTAAAAACATTAGTTCACAGTTTTATGAAACGCCTTACTAAAAGCGCTCACTTACTGCCGTTAATGGGAGAAGAATATTTTGTTATTTCTCTTCAAGATGAAACAGATTCCTATTCCTTGCTTATTTCAAAAGGCGAGCAAATTGTTGTGTCTGGATTAGTTCAACAAGCAAACGTTCGGATTCAGGGTGATAATAAAAGTTATTATGATTTGCTACTAAGTTTAGAAGCTCTGCAGAAGCTAAGTAAACAGCACCAAGTGGTTATAGAAGGTAGTTTTGCAGACGTTCTGAAAGCTGAAATGTTGATTAAACTGGCTACAAAAGAGCAAAAAGGAAAAGTTGTGCAGTTAGCCTCATAG
- the gcvH gene encoding glycine cleavage system protein GcvH has protein sequence MNLPKDLRYSEEHEWVKVEGDKVTIGITDFAQSELGDIVFVELPEVGATIEADEPFGSVESVKTVSELYAPISGKVVEINENLDDSPEFVNESPYENAWMIVLEPDNKEDIEKLMTAEEYQKMISE, from the coding sequence ATGAATTTACCAAAAGATTTACGTTATTCAGAAGAACACGAGTGGGTAAAAGTTGAGGGTGACAAAGTAACAATTGGAATTACTGACTTTGCGCAATCAGAACTAGGTGATATCGTATTTGTTGAGCTTCCTGAAGTAGGAGCAACAATTGAAGCGGACGAGCCTTTTGGGAGCGTTGAATCTGTTAAAACAGTATCTGAGTTGTACGCACCAATTAGCGGAAAAGTAGTTGAAATCAACGAAAACCTAGATGACAGCCCAGAGTTTGTTAACGAATCTCCATACGAAAATGCATGGATGATTGTTTTAGAACCTGATAATAAGGAAGATATTGAGAAATTAATGACAGCAGAAGAATATCAAAAAATGATTTCAGAATAA
- a CDS encoding arsenate reductase family protein, with protein MSITIYEYPKCSTCRNAKKWLDEHNVEYNAIHIVENPPSKEEIKELYEKSGLELKKFFNTSGKKYRELGLKDKVASASNEELFEILASDGMLLKRPIVTDGEKVTVGFKDEIFQKEWK; from the coding sequence GTGAGTATAACAATATATGAATATCCAAAATGTAGCACATGTCGAAATGCAAAGAAATGGCTTGATGAACATAATGTGGAATACAATGCAATACATATTGTAGAAAACCCTCCTTCAAAAGAGGAAATTAAGGAACTTTACGAAAAGAGCGGTTTAGAGCTGAAGAAATTCTTTAATACAAGTGGGAAAAAGTATCGTGAGCTTGGATTAAAAGATAAAGTAGCTTCTGCTTCAAATGAAGAACTTTTTGAAATTTTAGCTTCAGATGGCATGCTTTTAAAACGACCAATTGTGACAGATGGGGAGAAAGTAACGGTTGGGTTTAAAGATGAGATATTTCAGAAAGAATGGAAATAG
- a CDS encoding toprim domain-containing protein: MVEGMDKVIIVEGRSDKKRIENIIREPIEIICTNGTLSVAKLDEIIDATFDRDVYILVDSDDAGDKLRKQFRREFPEAEHLYIDRAYREVAAAPRNHIATVLLSANIDINTEFLV, encoded by the coding sequence ATGGTAGAAGGTATGGATAAGGTAATTATTGTTGAGGGAAGATCGGATAAAAAAAGAATTGAAAACATTATTAGAGAACCGATTGAGATCATTTGTACAAATGGCACGCTTAGCGTTGCCAAACTTGATGAAATTATTGATGCAACATTCGACAGGGACGTCTATATATTAGTCGATTCAGACGATGCTGGAGATAAGCTTAGAAAACAATTTCGTCGTGAATTTCCTGAAGCAGAACATCTTTATATTGATCGAGCTTATCGAGAAGTAGCTGCTGCACCAAGAAACCATATTGCGACCGTGTTGTTGAGTGCTAATATTGATATCAACACAGAATTTTTAGTTTAA
- a CDS encoding proline dehydrogenase family protein, with protein MEQAMRGFFLYLSRNKALTKVAKKYGLQFGAKRFVAGDTINLAVDVIRGLNNKGLDVTIDYLGEFIESEEEAMEMTNQCIEAIQAIGRESIESQLSLKLTSLGLDLSSDIAIQNMKRILDEAEANGVFVTIDMEDYSRCEKTLRIFKELKTKYDNIGTVIQAYLRRTENDMKELDAYEPNLRLVKGAYKEPKEVVFPKKQDVDENFKKIIEMHMLNGHYTAVATHDDKIIEYTKNLVSKHNIPKEQFEFQMLYGIRTEKQEALVKDGYRMRVYVPYGTDWYGYFMRRLAERPANVAFVLKGMSKK; from the coding sequence ATGGAACAAGCAATGCGAGGTTTTTTTCTATATTTATCTAGGAATAAAGCGCTTACGAAAGTAGCTAAAAAGTATGGTTTACAATTTGGAGCTAAACGGTTTGTAGCAGGGGATACAATTAATTTAGCAGTGGATGTTATTAGAGGGTTAAATAATAAAGGATTAGACGTCACAATTGATTATCTTGGTGAGTTTATTGAAAGCGAAGAAGAAGCAATGGAAATGACAAATCAGTGCATTGAAGCAATACAAGCAATCGGACGCGAAAGTATAGAGTCTCAGCTCTCTCTTAAGCTCACATCACTTGGACTTGATTTGTCTTCAGATATAGCGATACAAAATATGAAGCGTATTTTAGATGAAGCAGAGGCAAACGGTGTGTTTGTAACAATTGATATGGAAGATTATTCACGCTGTGAGAAAACACTTAGAATCTTCAAAGAACTTAAAACAAAGTATGATAATATTGGAACAGTGATTCAAGCATATTTGCGCCGGACAGAAAATGATATGAAAGAACTTGATGCATACGAGCCAAATTTGCGTCTTGTTAAAGGTGCATACAAGGAACCAAAAGAAGTAGTTTTCCCAAAAAAGCAGGATGTTGATGAGAATTTTAAGAAGATTATTGAAATGCATATGCTCAATGGTCATTATACAGCTGTTGCAACACATGATGACAAAATCATCGAATACACAAAAAATCTAGTTTCAAAGCATAACATTCCAAAGGAACAGTTTGAGTTTCAAATGCTGTATGGGATTCGAACTGAAAAACAGGAAGCGCTTGTGAAAGATGGATACAGAATGCGGGTGTATGTTCCTTATGGGACAGACTGGTATGGCTATTTTATGAGAAGATTAGCAGAGCGTCCTGCAAACGTAGCCTTTGTTTTAAAAGGAATGAGCAAAAAGTAA